From a region of the Vicinamibacterales bacterium genome:
- a CDS encoding HD domain-containing protein: MVARLSVSEPFVFAAALLFGPAAGTATVAIDACVMSLRLMPSLRTPHRVLFNVGTLVLSVASSSWVFFILSGIDPRAPEYPSVDSFIWPLYAFSACCFFVNSGLVALALSVERKSSPVTIWREQFMWLSVNYFAGASVAALIVVFARTVDVAILGIVIPLIAISYLTFRTTLGRLDDANKHLGDLNSLYLSTIETLAMAIDAKDQVTHSHIRRVQRYATGLARALGIQNEKQVKAIEAAALLHDMGKLAIPEFILNKPGKLTSREFSVMKTHAAVGADLLSSIRFPYPVVPIVRHHHENWDGSGYPDGLRGPAIPIGARILAVVDCYDALTSHRPYRPALSASQALEILTQRRGKMYDPLVVDAFVREHASLSTQAELQDFPTVLLATQADATPEPIDDKLEQQDTPIESLRLLASVSAFPGGPPTRVVCRQLVDSLHALVPFDTAAVFVLSEASSDAEVLYVDGSAAHVLTGQRIPIAERLTGWVAAHRTAVWNSDARLDLGPMNASTTLSLGSSLPLYQNETLFGVLSLYGRPEHEITVGQRRALESLLPILSAHIGDSLARPGTAIDCTAPQPREAALSALESLLSHNRRSSSEDAVAIVAVAMSALVSDGAPQNSLEAATRTLAVRLSPTVASKRCVLKIADGHLLLCGLDSVDATELEQEVLTAAKVSALQPFAISSTPIRTPLELQDRVRRALELASTVQTVRASRVH; the protein is encoded by the coding sequence ATGGTGGCTCGGCTGTCGGTTTCCGAGCCATTCGTCTTTGCGGCTGCCCTCCTGTTTGGCCCCGCCGCTGGCACTGCTACGGTAGCGATCGACGCGTGCGTCATGTCGCTTCGGCTAATGCCGAGCTTGCGGACGCCTCACCGTGTTCTGTTCAACGTCGGCACCCTGGTACTGTCGGTCGCGAGCTCTTCGTGGGTATTCTTCATCCTTTCTGGCATTGACCCGCGGGCACCGGAATACCCTTCAGTCGACTCCTTTATCTGGCCGCTTTACGCCTTCAGCGCTTGCTGCTTCTTTGTGAACAGCGGGTTGGTTGCGCTGGCGTTAAGCGTCGAGCGCAAGAGCTCGCCCGTAACGATCTGGCGAGAGCAGTTCATGTGGCTTTCGGTGAACTACTTCGCCGGCGCTTCGGTGGCTGCGCTCATTGTCGTCTTCGCCCGAACTGTCGACGTCGCGATACTTGGAATCGTCATTCCGCTGATTGCCATTTCTTACCTAACATTCCGCACAACCCTGGGCCGTCTAGACGACGCAAACAAGCACCTTGGCGACTTGAATTCGCTATACCTGTCGACCATCGAAACGCTCGCGATGGCGATCGACGCCAAGGACCAAGTGACCCACAGTCACATCCGCAGGGTACAGCGATACGCCACCGGCCTAGCGCGCGCGCTGGGAATACAAAACGAAAAGCAAGTCAAAGCAATCGAAGCGGCAGCACTCCTGCACGACATGGGCAAGCTGGCAATCCCTGAGTTCATATTGAACAAACCCGGCAAGCTCACTAGTCGGGAGTTCTCGGTGATGAAGACCCACGCAGCCGTCGGGGCTGACCTGTTGTCGTCTATCCGGTTTCCTTACCCCGTCGTGCCAATCGTGAGACACCATCACGAGAACTGGGATGGAAGTGGCTATCCGGACGGCCTCCGCGGTCCCGCAATTCCAATCGGAGCCAGGATCCTCGCCGTTGTCGACTGCTACGATGCTCTTACTTCTCATCGACCGTACAGGCCAGCGCTCTCGGCCAGTCAAGCCCTAGAGATTCTGACGCAGCGGCGCGGCAAGATGTACGACCCACTGGTCGTCGATGCATTTGTTCGCGAGCATGCCTCACTGAGCACGCAGGCCGAGTTGCAGGACTTCCCAACCGTTCTGCTCGCGACTCAGGCGGACGCCACGCCTGAACCCATTGACGACAAACTTGAGCAGCAAGACACGCCAATCGAGTCGCTGCGCCTTCTGGCCAGCGTGTCGGCGTTTCCAGGAGGTCCTCCAACTCGAGTCGTGTGCCGGCAGCTTGTCGACAGCTTGCACGCACTCGTGCCGTTTGACACGGCGGCTGTGTTCGTCCTTAGCGAGGCTTCAAGCGATGCCGAGGTGCTGTATGTCGATGGCTCCGCCGCGCATGTCCTCACCGGGCAGCGTATCCCGATAGCGGAGCGCCTCACTGGCTGGGTTGCTGCACACCGGACGGCGGTGTGGAATTCGGACGCAAGGCTTGATCTTGGACCGATGAATGCGAGCACCACGCTTTCGCTCGGCTCCAGCCTGCCGCTCTACCAGAACGAGACTCTCTTTGGCGTGCTCTCGCTTTACGGTCGCCCCGAGCACGAGATCACCGTTGGCCAGCGACGCGCGCTGGAGTCATTGCTTCCCATTCTATCGGCACACATTGGCGATTCCCTGGCACGTCCTGGTACTGCGATTGACTGCACCGCACCGCAGCCTCGAGAGGCAGCTTTGTCTGCGCTTGAGTCGCTGCTTTCACACAATCGCCGCAGCAGCTCTGAGGACGCGGTTGCAATCGTGGCCGTCGCGATGTCTGCGCTAGTTTCAGACGGTGCGCCGCAGAATTCACTAGAAGCAGCGACCCGGACTCTTGCGGTTCGGCTTTCGCCAACCGTCGCATCAAAGCGATGTGTTCTAAAGATTGCCGATGGGCATCTGCTCTTGTGCGGACTGGATAGCGTGGACGCCACCGAACTTGAGCAAGAAGTATTGACGGCGGCGAAAGTCTCGGCCCTGCAGCCATTTGCCATCTCTTCGACGCCTATCCGGACCCCGCTTGAACTACAGGACCGAGTTCGACGCGCACTCGAACTCGCGTCAACTGTCCAGACTGTTCGAGCCAGCAGGGTTCATTGA
- a CDS encoding S8 family serine peptidase, with protein MTRRLLAVIAALAIAVPAAAAGSQRRARLSADLRAEVGRGNTNTVQVIVDGDDATISRILSRHPLDLKRRLRHGAVVEVPAGQLDALAGDLDIGKLSSNALVTSHMALTTATTGADAALAGLVETLGAVNGSGVGVAVIDSGIARHRSLNGKVIARVDFTADGRGRDGYGHGTHVAGIVAGSALPGRNGGAAGMAPGANLIDLRVLGDDGSGDVASVIEAVDWAVENRGRYNIRIINMSLGTAVTQSYKDDPLDQAVERAVRAGILVVASAGNRGQTEDGRIVMGSITAPGNSPYVLTVGAVRANGTVGHEDDTLAPWSSRGPTLYDYVIKPDIAAPGSMITAAGVDGSTLAQIRPDRLIGRGANAYMTLSGTSMSAAVVSGAAALLIDANPRLTPLGVRLALQASADFLPDAGLLGAGAGDLNLAGVLRDGAKLPTRTTADLFPVSWGVKVNQEIVNWSGVRGDALVWGDTLVWGDALVWGDALVWGDTLVWGDTLVWGDTLVWGDTLVWGDALVWGDTLVWGEALVWGDTLVWGDSIIWGNSIIWGNSIIWGNSIIWGN; from the coding sequence ATGACTCGTCGCCTCCTTGCCGTCATCGCTGCTCTCGCAATCGCCGTTCCGGCGGCCGCCGCGGGCTCGCAGCGGCGTGCTCGTCTGTCTGCCGACCTCCGAGCGGAAGTCGGCCGGGGGAACACCAACACCGTGCAGGTGATCGTCGACGGCGACGACGCGACGATCAGCCGCATCCTGTCGCGCCACCCGCTGGACCTCAAGCGGCGGCTGCGCCACGGCGCGGTCGTCGAGGTGCCTGCGGGCCAGCTCGACGCCCTGGCCGGCGACCTCGACATCGGCAAGCTCTCGTCGAACGCGCTGGTCACGTCGCACATGGCACTGACCACGGCGACGACGGGCGCCGACGCTGCCCTCGCGGGCCTCGTCGAGACGCTCGGCGCCGTGAACGGCTCGGGCGTGGGTGTGGCCGTGATCGACTCCGGCATCGCGCGCCACCGGTCGCTGAACGGGAAGGTGATCGCCCGGGTGGACTTCACGGCCGACGGGCGTGGGCGCGACGGCTACGGCCACGGCACGCACGTGGCCGGCATCGTCGCCGGCAGCGCCCTGCCGGGACGCAACGGCGGCGCGGCGGGCATGGCCCCCGGGGCGAACCTGATCGACCTTCGCGTGCTCGGTGACGACGGCTCTGGCGACGTCGCCTCCGTCATCGAAGCCGTCGACTGGGCCGTCGAGAACCGCGGCCGCTACAACATCCGCATCATCAACATGTCGCTCGGCACCGCGGTGACGCAGTCCTACAAGGACGACCCGCTGGACCAGGCCGTGGAGCGCGCCGTGCGCGCGGGCATCCTCGTGGTGGCATCGGCCGGCAACCGCGGCCAGACCGAGGACGGCCGCATCGTGATGGGCAGCATCACGGCCCCCGGCAACTCCCCGTACGTCCTGACCGTCGGCGCCGTCCGCGCCAACGGGACGGTCGGCCACGAAGACGACACGCTGGCCCCCTGGAGTTCCCGCGGTCCGACGCTCTACGACTACGTCATCAAGCCCGACATTGCGGCCCCCGGCAGCATGATCACGGCCGCTGGCGTCGACGGCTCCACCCTGGCCCAGATTCGTCCGGACCGGCTCATCGGCCGCGGCGCGAACGCCTACATGACGCTCAGCGGCACCAGCATGTCGGCGGCCGTCGTCAGCGGCGCGGCGGCCCTCCTGATCGATGCGAACCCCCGCCTGACGCCGCTTGGCGTCCGCCTGGCTCTTCAGGCCTCGGCCGACTTCCTGCCCGACGCCGGCCTCCTCGGCGCGGGCGCGGGCGACCTGAACCTTGCCGGCGTGCTGCGCGACGGCGCCAAGCTGCCTACCCGCACGACGGCGGACCTCTTCCCGGTCAGCTGGGGCGTGAAGGTCAACCAGGAAATCGTCAACTGGAGCGGCGTCCGCGGTGACGCGTTGGTGTGGGGCGACACGCTGGTCTGGGGCGACGCGCTGGTCTGGGGCGACGCGCTGGTGTGGGGCGATACGCTGGTGTGGGGCGACACCCTGGTGTGGGGTGACACGCTGGTGTGGGGCGACACCTTGGTCTGGGGCGACGCGCTAGTCTGGGGAGACACCTTGGTCTGGGGCGAGGCGCTGGTGTGGGGCGACACCTTGGTGTGGGGCGACTCAATCATCTGGGGCAATTCCATCATTTGGGGCAATTCGATCATCTGGGGCAACTCCATCATTTGGGGAAACTGA
- a CDS encoding excisionase family DNA-binding protein produces the protein MDSSTQDLTGFPSAPQLGRSVSIERAAEILGVSRRTVYYRISEGVLQTIRTRGGSQRVVVESLTAPEKH, from the coding sequence ATGGACAGCAGCACCCAGGACCTGACCGGCTTCCCGTCCGCCCCTCAGTTGGGACGCAGCGTGTCCATCGAACGCGCCGCCGAGATTCTCGGCGTCTCGCGGAGAACTGTTTACTACCGCATCAGCGAAGGCGTCCTGCAGACCATCCGCACCAGGGGTGGTTCCCAGCGGGTCGTCGTGGAGTCGCTGACGGCGCCAGAGAAGCACTAG